The window GATGCCAAGGCAAGTTCGCCCCCAGCGAATCGCCGCCCAGCCCGCCGCTTAATCGACGGACTGATCGCCGAGAGTTCATGGATGAATTCTCGCGGAGATGAATGAATAACTCGACCCGCCCCGGCAAGGATGCCTCAGATGCGAGTGTGCACTTTTCTTATCCGTCGCGACCTATCGGTCCGCTGTCTGCTCGCCACCGCATTTGGATTGGCGATGCTTTCGGTTTCTCAACCGGTGATGGCGCAGTCCGCGACGACGCTTGCTTCTGCCGCAGGCGATCACCAGATCAACCAAACCGTTGAGCGGATGGACTTGATCGTGAAGAGCAGTCGCATCCTCTCGCTCGGCGAACGCATTCCACGATTCCAAGTTCACAACGAGGAAGTCCTGGGTGCGACCCCGGTATCTGAAAACCAAATCCAGGTCTTCGGCAAAACCCCGGGTACCACTCAGATCAACCTTTGGGACACCGAAGACAAGCTTTACACCATTGACGTCACCGTCGTCGCCGACGCTCGTGAAGTCGAAGGCATTTTGAACTCGCAGCTGCCGCTGGCATCGCTTCGAGTCACGCCCATCGGCGAGTCGGCGATCATTTCTGGATATGTAACCAGTGTTGACGACGTGGACAAAGCGGTCGCGATCACCGAACAATTTTACACGACGGTCATCAACAACATCCAAGTCGTCGGCATCCAACAAGTCTTGTTGCACACCAAGATCATGGAGGTCAGCCGTACGAAGCTCCGTGAACTCGGCGTCGACTTGGCAATTCTTGACGATAACTTCACATTGCTAAACGGCCCTAGTGGAGTCCTCGATGTTGGTGCCGGTATCGTCGAAGGTGACGCTGGCTTTGGCCCCATTCCACTTGGTGATACGAATCTGCGATTCAATGTCAACGGAAATTTCGAGACGCTCATCAACGCGTTGCACGAACAGCGTTTGACCAAGCTGTTAGCGGAACCGACTGTCGTCGCCACCCACGGACGCCCCGCACGATTCACCGTTGGTGGTCGAATCCCGACGATTGTTCCCGGGCAGAACGGCCAAGTTCAAATCACCTACGAAGATTACGGAACAAGCATCGACTTCTTGCCGTTCGTCGTTGGCCCCGGTCGTATTCGACTGGAAGTGCGACCAGAAGTTAGTGAGCCCGATCCTTCGCGAGCCGTCACGGTCAACGGTACCAATGTGACCGCGTTTACGACGCGATACGTTGAAACGGCCGTCGAAATGCAAGCGGGACAAACGTTCGCTTTGGCTGGTTTGTTGCAAAGCCGCACCGAATCAACGACATCCCGAACACCATTCTTCGGAAGCTTGCCTTACGTCGGGACATTGTTCCGCAAAATGCAGGAACGTCGAAACGAGATCGAATTGCTGATCCTGGTCACTCCAGAATTGGTGGAAGCCATGGATCCACACGAAGTCCCTCGTGGTGGCCCTGGCATGAACTCGCACTCACCTGACGATAAAGAGTTCTACCTTTATGGTCACATCGAAGTGCCGAACTTGAAAGCCAACGATTGCGACAACGAAAACTTGCAACCTGGCATCAGCGGCGGCTTCCGCGGAGGACCAATCGAACCTGGTCCGATGATGCACCAAGCACCGATCTACCAAGATTCGCAGAACGGTGCCCCAGAGCTCATTTACCCGCAAGGTGAGATTGTCGATCCAAGCATGTCGACCCCGCAAGCTTCGCGAAACATGCCGCAGCGAGCGATGCCAAATCCGTCTGGCTACTACCCGCAGCGGACTGCACGCAACACCGCGTCACCCGCAAACAATCGTTTCGGTGCTGGCGAGTTGCTTCCACCGAATGCAATCGTCCCTGGTCCACAACCAACGAAGGTTGCCGAAGGTGTGATCGTCAGCCAACCGGACTACAGATGATCGCCTGAGTGAACTCGATACGCCCCACCATGTCGCCCGCCTGACAAGCGGGCTGTCCCCTATGAAACCTTTCTCCGTCTATCGAAGCTGCCTGTTATGAGTAACGTCCTACGATTGGCCTTGGTCGATCCAAACGACTCGTCCCGCGAAACACTGAAAGCGATGCTTTTGGGGATGGACACCGTTTGGCTGGAAGCGGACTGCTCACGCTACGAGTTCTTTCCTGACATCGTCGATCAAACGACTCCCGATGTCGGGGTCATCTCGCTGGACACCGATTCCACCGCCGCAATCAAACTGATTGAGCGGATCACTCGCGAAACGCCCGACACGGCGTTGCTCGCGACCAGTGCCGTCAGCGATGGACAATTGATCCTGCAGGCGATTCGTGCTGGAGCACGTGAGTTTCTGACGTTGCCTTTGGTAGAAGAAGAACTGTCTTCGGCGCTCGGTCGGATCAGTCAAACCAAGTTCGGCGGTGGAGACGCACGCAATCGTTCATGCGAAGTCATCGCGATCGCTGGAGCAACCGGTGGTGTGGGAACGACCAGCACCGCGGTGAACCTGGGCTGCGTGTTGGCCGAAGAAAGCCGCAACAGTGTTGCCCTGTTGGATCTGGATTTAGCGCTCGGTGACGCCGACGTTTTCTTGGATGCTATTCCGGATTACACACTCGCCGACGTCGTTCAAAACATCGGACGACTCGACATTCAACTGCTCAAGAAGTCGCTCACGAAACACTCCAGCGGTCTGTATTTGCTGCCGCGACCAGTTGAACTGCATGACCTGGAAGCCATCGACACCGAAAGTCTTCGCAAAGTTGTCGGTTTGCTGAAGGCCTCGTTCACGCATTTGATCGTCGACCTTTCAAAGACCTACAACGCGCTCGACATGATCGCCATCGAATCCGCGTCGAAGGTATTGCTGGTCACTCAATTGGACCTGCCATGTCTCCGCAACGTGGTTCGTTTGATGATGAGCTTCGATGAAACCGAAGGCCTCGCCGAACGAGTTGAAATCATCGTCAACCGAGCTGGTTTGGACGCCGGACAAATCAGCCTGAAGAAAGCGAAAGAAACACTCGGACGTGAGATCTTCGCTTTGTTGCCCAACGACTATCGAACGATGGTCGAAGTCCGCAACAACGGTGTGCCGTTGATCACGCAAGCCCCGAAGGCAGCCTTGACCCAGGCTTTCCGGGATGTTGCGTATCGATTGACGCACCGAGAAACCGGGGTAACTGCGGAAGAAGGCGCCGGTGCGGACGACCACGCCAACAACGAAAGCCGTTGGAAACGATTCTGGCCGGGTGCCGCCAAGGCCTAACACGCGTCGGGAAATGTGAAACGGGTTGCCGGCCCGCGGTTGGGCTGGTATTTCA of the Rhodopirellula baltica SH 1 genome contains:
- a CDS encoding type II and III secretion system protein family protein → MRVCTFLIRRDLSVRCLLATAFGLAMLSVSQPVMAQSATTLASAAGDHQINQTVERMDLIVKSSRILSLGERIPRFQVHNEEVLGATPVSENQIQVFGKTPGTTQINLWDTEDKLYTIDVTVVADAREVEGILNSQLPLASLRVTPIGESAIISGYVTSVDDVDKAVAITEQFYTTVINNIQVVGIQQVLLHTKIMEVSRTKLRELGVDLAILDDNFTLLNGPSGVLDVGAGIVEGDAGFGPIPLGDTNLRFNVNGNFETLINALHEQRLTKLLAEPTVVATHGRPARFTVGGRIPTIVPGQNGQVQITYEDYGTSIDFLPFVVGPGRIRLEVRPEVSEPDPSRAVTVNGTNVTAFTTRYVETAVEMQAGQTFALAGLLQSRTESTTSRTPFFGSLPYVGTLFRKMQERRNEIELLILVTPELVEAMDPHEVPRGGPGMNSHSPDDKEFYLYGHIEVPNLKANDCDNENLQPGISGGFRGGPIEPGPMMHQAPIYQDSQNGAPELIYPQGEIVDPSMSTPQASRNMPQRAMPNPSGYYPQRTARNTASPANNRFGAGELLPPNAIVPGPQPTKVAEGVIVSQPDYR
- a CDS encoding AAA family ATPase, translating into MSNVLRLALVDPNDSSRETLKAMLLGMDTVWLEADCSRYEFFPDIVDQTTPDVGVISLDTDSTAAIKLIERITRETPDTALLATSAVSDGQLILQAIRAGAREFLTLPLVEEELSSALGRISQTKFGGGDARNRSCEVIAIAGATGGVGTTSTAVNLGCVLAEESRNSVALLDLDLALGDADVFLDAIPDYTLADVVQNIGRLDIQLLKKSLTKHSSGLYLLPRPVELHDLEAIDTESLRKVVGLLKASFTHLIVDLSKTYNALDMIAIESASKVLLVTQLDLPCLRNVVRLMMSFDETEGLAERVEIIVNRAGLDAGQISLKKAKETLGREIFALLPNDYRTMVEVRNNGVPLITQAPKAALTQAFRDVAYRLTHRETGVTAEEGAGADDHANNESRWKRFWPGAAKA